The region GGCGGCAAACCACCTGCGCAGCACCCTCGCTGCGTCACTGCGCTTCTAAGCCGCCTGTGCGGCGGCAAACTGTTTCAGAGTTTCTAATTGTTAAAGAACAATCAATGTGTTACGCGTTTACTACGCAGCCAAACCTTGTTTTTGACTTGCTTTTACAACGTTTTGTTTTCACTGACACTTTTCGCACGCCGCTTTGATCAAGGTCATGAGAAGGTCTAAAACCTTTTCTTCTTGAGCTCTTTCAATGACCGCCGCCCTGAACTGATTGTCTGGCTTCATTTTCGCGCCGTACTCGAACGCAAGCGGCATGACGAGCCAGTCCTTGACTAAATCCGCCACGTCAAAAACAAGGGCGCCTCTTCTCGTTTTTCCATGCAGTACCGGGAATGCAAACGAGACCCCGAGCGTGTGCAATGCACAGGACGCATAGCCGTAAGCAATGTAGTTCCCGTGGTCCAAATACGAATTCACGGTGTCTGACGGCGTAAGCTTTGACCGTTTCCCTTCCTCTCTAACAAATTCCAGCCTGTAAAGACGCGCCAGATGTGCATATACCCCCTTTGCGTATAACGCCTCTGCCGACAGCAAATCAGTTGTGCTATTGGCGCCGGATATTGATTTCTTAAGACCTTCTATAGCATGAACCGGGAGCGGCAGGTCGTAACTATTCCATTTTTCCTCAACCAGCCTTAACCGCTCTGCCAGAAACATTCGAGCAACACCAATGCGTTTGTTCTCATCGAACCACATTCTGGCCCATGCCTGCATGTATTCTGTCGGACGGTATTCGTCTTGTGGGACGATAAACGTTATATCGACCGCCCCATAAAGCGGCGATCCCCCGCTGCCGCAGAAACCAA is a window of Pelomicrobium methylotrophicum DNA encoding:
- the cas1f gene encoding type I-F CRISPR-associated endonuclease Cas1f; translated protein: MREDRRPIAVMMSKRANVFYLEHVRLIQKDGRLMYLTETGQPVEKIVNIPDKNTALILLGKGTSITDAAARKLAESNIMLGFCGSGGSPLYGAVDITFIVPQDEYRPTEYMQAWARMWFDENKRIGVARMFLAERLRLVEEKWNSYDLPLPVHAIEGLKKSISGANSTTDLLSAEALYAKGVYAHLARLYRLEFVREEGKRSKLTPSDTVNSYLDHGNYIAYGYASCALHTLGVSFAFPVLHGKTRRGALVFDVADLVKDWLVMPLAFEYGAKMKPDNQFRAAVIERAQEEKVLDLLMTLIKAACEKCQ